A genomic region of Streptomyces rimosus contains the following coding sequences:
- a CDS encoding MarR family winged helix-turn-helix transcriptional regulator encodes MPELSLGDDAAAVNALRSAVMRLSRRLKHQRVDESLSPTEMSVLGTLARCGHATPGELARKEHVQPPSMTRIVAMLEAKGLVRLEPHPDDRRQKVVTQTEQAEAMLEESRRKRNAWLAELASGLDEDEWAALRTAAPVLEKLAQL; translated from the coding sequence ATGCCGGAACTGTCCCTTGGCGACGATGCTGCCGCCGTGAACGCATTGCGGTCCGCCGTGATGCGGCTCTCCCGCCGACTCAAACACCAGCGGGTCGACGAGTCGCTCAGCCCGACCGAGATGTCGGTGCTCGGCACCCTCGCCCGGTGCGGCCACGCCACCCCCGGCGAACTGGCGCGCAAGGAGCACGTCCAGCCGCCGTCGATGACCCGCATCGTGGCGATGCTGGAGGCCAAGGGCCTGGTCCGGCTCGAACCGCACCCCGACGACCGCCGTCAGAAGGTCGTCACCCAGACCGAACAGGCCGAGGCGATGCTCGAAGAGAGCCGCCGCAAACGCAACGCGTGGCTGGCCGAGCTGGCCTCCGGGCTGGACGAGGACGAGTGGGCCGCACTGCGGACCGCCGCACCCGTACTGGAGAAGCTCGCCCAGCTGTAG